A stretch of Henckelia pumila isolate YLH828 chromosome 4, ASM3356847v2, whole genome shotgun sequence DNA encodes these proteins:
- the LOC140864433 gene encoding light-harvesting complex-like protein 3 isotype 1, chloroplastic yields the protein MSMPIFSATSPKLPSLSPPANSHGRTLFTLRTNLSLRFKKNANFHLLVGADGGAATVQEETSASDKANVGSNGSPPPPATEVVADVAEGVKGFEDPRWVGGTWDLPQFAKDGKTDWDAVIDAEVKRRKWMTDNPTSSNNENPIIFDTSIIPWWAWTKRFHLPEAELLNGRAAMIGFFMTYVVDSLTGIGLVDQMNNFFCKLLLFVAVVGVLLIRKNEDIETLKKLLEESTFYDKQWQATWQEEATGSSEKK from the exons ATGTCAATGCCCATTTTCTCGGCAACATCTCCAAAGCTTCCTTCTCTTTCACCTCCTGCCAATTCTCATGGAAGAACCCTTTTCACTCTCAGGACCAATCTTTCTCTTAGATTCAAGAAAAATGCCAACTTTCATTTGTTAGTGGGTGCTGATGGTGGGGCAGCTACTGTGCAGGAGGAGACTTCCGCCAGTGATAAGGCGAATGTAGGCTCAAATGGGTCCCCGCCGCCGCCGGCGACGGAGGTGGTGGCGGATGTGGCGGAGGGCGTGAAGGGATTTGAGGACCCAAGGTGGGTTGGAGGGACTTGGGATCTGCCGCAGTTTGCCAAGGATGGAAAGACTGATTGGGATGCTGTGATTGATGCTG AAGTGAAGAGGAGAAAGTGGATGACAGATAATCCAACATCATCCAACAACGAAAACCCTATTATTTTTGACACCTCGATTATTCCTTGGTGGGCATGGACCAAGAGGTTTCATCTCCCAGAAGCTGAACTCCTCAATG GCCGTGCTGCTATGATAGGATTCTTTATGACATATGTGGTTGATAGTTTAACGGGTATCGGACTTGTCGATCAAATGAACAACTTCTTCTGCAAACTGCTGTTATTCGTGGCTGTTGTTGGTGTTCTTCTGATCAGAAAGAATGAAGACATAGAAACACTGAAGAAATTGTTGGAAGAGTCGACGTTCTATGATAAACAGTGGCAAGCAACTTGGCAAGAAGAGGCTACGGGCAGTTCGGAAAAGAAGTAG